The genomic region AGGAGCAGGAGCGTTTACCAATGGTACTTGGTACAACTGCTGGTTGCCAAACTCCGCCGTGACATGATTGGCAGGTGAACTTCTTTCCGTTGTTCCATTATTGCCCTTTGTTTTAATAAGGGGAGTCCCACATACCCCGAGTTCTTTGGCGGTACTTTCACGACCGGGAATATCGAGTGCAGGTGAGTGCGGTAGCCCGTTCTCATGTCGAGTGTCCATGATGTATATTCTCACTCACGACACGAAGTGTAAAACACAAACATTCCTCCCCGTGAAATCGGTTTGAGTGCCCGCTACATTTGTTTGTTGCAAAATAAAAATTTGCGTTTTACGTTCCTTTCACTTTTATGTTTATGCTGCGCTCCGATTTTAAATGGAATATGCTTCAATACACAGGAATTGGGACATTTTCCTGTTCAGGCAGGAATCCATGATGTGTAAGACTTCTATGCTCTACCCACTTTAAACCTCACGACCAAAGATCTTCCTGTGAGTCAGTCATATGACTGAACCTTACTGTTTTGTGTGTGAGGCCTACATTCGGGTTTTTATGTCGGGTTGAAAGCCGCAATTCTTCCACTACATGAGCATTTTAACGCTACCTAGTGGTTTTTACGAGATAACTATTCTACTGTATAGGGCTAGGCTACACATGGTCAATCTGGCATAAGCGTTTGAAAGTGAAACGCCTTTATTCATATTCTTGGCATTTTATGATGGACTAGGCCTACAGCTAACTAGTCTACTGCTCTTTTATCACCCTACACCCAAATATTTACATTTCCTCCCACACTATGAATGGAAGTGGTCTGTGAAATGCAAATTCAGTGCAATACTAAAAGTACAAACTAATGACTAACATAATGACCATACAATATGTTGGGCTTTTTTCCATTAATGAATTGAATAGTTAATAAatttaacatttttttatttaacctttaaatTGTCCAAATTACATCTTTAAGAACTGATTGTGAGGCCTCCAAGCACTATGATGACCAACAGCTTCACTGCCAGAAAAGCATAAAAATAAAAGAGTTGCATCTCTGAAGTATTCTCCTCTTCTGCACCTTAAGAACAAAATCATATTGAAAACATTAACTACAAAGGAAAGGACAACTGTCATCTGTATGATAACTTGATACATTTTTGAGCAATACAATAGCAAGggaataaatgtgatatttttttaaCCTAATATATGCATTTTCTTTGTTGTGTTACCTGGGATAACTGAGGTAAATATTAACCCATAAGGTGTGTGTGTAGCCTCGCTGATGAGGAGTCTTGTCCCATTGCCATGGTACTGCTTGTCCTTCCCATTGACGCAGCATTGCAGAGTGCAGAAGTAGTAGCCTATGTCATTCAGCTCTAACCAGATCATCTGGATGCTTGTATCTGTTGTGTTCAGGTCGTAGGTTTTCTGAAACCTCCCCTTGAATCGGGGAAAGTCACCCATCTCCCTCCACACCTTCCTCTGGCCATGTGTGGCCGTGTTGATGTACCACTCTGCCCTGCAGCCAGTGATCAGCTCCCCGCTGTCCGACAGGACACGGCATCCCATGGAGACTTTCTGGCCCAGTGTGCTGGTCACCACAGGGTCCTGGTCCACCCATACACGACAGAAAGCCTGATGAGGGACTGGACAACAGAATAGACAAATGTTCTCGTTatggtataattaagcaataaggaccaagggggtgtggtatatggccaatatgccATGGCTGTTCTTACGcagacgcaacgcggagtgcctggacacagcccccttagccgtggtatattggccatatatcacaaacccctgaggtgccttattgctgttataaactggttaccaacttaattagagcaggaaaaatacatgttttatcatacccgtggtatacggtctgatacaccacggctgtcagccaatcagcattcaggtctTGAACAACCCATTTTGTAAATAACTATATTTCTGTCAAGAGGATGACTTTCTTTGCCATCAAGACACAAGAGAGTATACAATAGTGAAACTAGATGCACCTGTTTAGATCTCTCCTATAGTTAACATTGGGGTTTGTGTCTGCCAACTGCACAAAACTAAATTAAAACCCAAACAAGATAAAACCATTacctttgagaatgatgatcacAATTAGGACAATGTGAAAGGTAGTCATTCCTTACAGCAACCAGAAGAGCCAAATAATTAGCATGTTGTATTATACCTAAAGTCAGATTTTATGGGTTGAATAGTGGAAGAATTTCATCCAGACAAGAGATTCAAAGAAGAAATTGACTACATTTGTCATTAAAGTCTTACCTTATGCCCCCAAATAGTACCGCAACAATTACAGTGACCAACTTTACTTCCTTAAGTTCATTTCCTGTTGCTCTAGCTACACtgttgaagaaaaaaaatatatatatatagatgagtCAAACCCACTGTGGTTTCCAATGTAGGTTTGTGTGAGCAAATGTCAGTTGGATGTGGATATCAGAAATATTTAATGTTTAAATCATTGACCTTGCAAAGGCCTAAAGAATAAAAAGTGGTTTTGTTTTTCTACTTTAAAAGTtccagagaggggtgagagaaagacagcggtgacagagaggggtgagagaaagacagaggggtgagagaaagacaggggtgacagagaggggtgagagaaagacaggggtgacagagaggggtgagagaaagatggagaggggtgagagaaagacagaagggtgAAAGacaagagaggtgagagaaagacagaggggtgagagaaagacagagaggggtgagagaaagacagagaggggtgagagaaagacagaggggtgagagagacagagaggggtgagagaaagacagagaggggtgagagaaagacagaagggtgAAAGacaagagaggtgagagaaagacagaggggtgagagaaagacagagaggggtgagagaaagacagagaggggtgagagaaagacagaggggtgagagagacagagaggggtgagagaaagacagagaggggtgagagaaagacagagaggggtgagagaaagacagagaggggtgagcgataaagaggtgagagaaagacagaggcatGAGAGATCGAGACAGGGAtgagagaaaggcagaaagaTTATATGAGAAATGTTTTCTGCGTTCCTGATCATGCATCAGTTACACTCATACTCATTACCCCACAATCCCCACCCCGTGGCAGCCCCTCTCTAACATAATACCTTGCTAACAGAGCTCTACCTTGTGTGCAATGGAAGCCTCATGACTCTCAGCTTTTCAGCATGACAAAATCTCTTCGACAACCACAGGTTAGAGATGATTGTGTTTACAGTCCAAAACTGTATACCCTGGgtcatatctctctttctcatatCTCCCTTActgatagagtgagagagagaaaaacatctGGGTCCTTGACAGTTGTGGGAATGTACATTTTTAGTTACCCATGTGTTCTGGGATCGAAGCCATAAGTTTCCTGACCGGTAAAATGTTATGTTTTTTAATCATTCTGAGAACAGATGTGACAATTTAGCCTGTTCAAGGAATGTTCATTTTTAGGgtacagggaggttctgagaacatttcaTTATGGAACCCTGAAAGTTTTCCGGGGACATTTTATTAACATTCTGAGATCAAAAATGATAGGCTAtttgaaggtaattaaataacattctgagaacatgtttcaataacACTGTTGGCTTAGTTtgggttaactgttttgaacCCATGGAAATTCATTTGTTGGGGCATTTTTATTGTTGTGCCAAGGCATCGttgagattcaaacctatgatcTTCTGTTGCCTATTCatggattagtccactgcgcCAACAGGATGTACAAACAGGCCCACTTTAAAAAAATGCAttgtggtttttatggaaagttATCTTAATGTTCTGAGGACATGAcgttaaatagaaccatgagaaaACCTGCAGAAAacatgctgaagtactgaaatttcCACCTAAGAAACATACGGTTCTCAAAACGTAATGTGCCATCTGGGTATCCTGCACCGTTCCCAGAATGTTGTGttcaaaataaccataggacaaccacactctcaccaagctctaagaaggggcggcaggcagcctagtggttagagcgttggactagtaaccgaaaggttgcaagatcaaatccccatgctgacaaggtcaaatctgtcattctgcccctaaacaagggtagttaacctactgttcctaggctgtcattgaaaataatcatttgttcttaactgacttgcctagttaaataaaggtaaaataagaaacatatggttctcagaacattatgtgctagctgtGTCTCAAGTAATTAGCCAACTTTCAGTTTTCACATTTACACTAAACTTCCTCAATTTTTTTGTTCAACCATTGTTAAGTAACAGGAAATATACATGCAATACTTTTGACACCACTCTCGTTATAACTGCTTGTCACTCATTTTATTGAAAGCAGTTGGCTTTTAAGACATGTGCGGTGCCATGGTCACTGCTGGTGTTTTGCTTGGACCTGTAGCCTCCTGTTTTGGCACCTCTTTTCACAACACAGTGAGTATCCTCTGTAGCTTTGAGTTTTTATTTTGTTATTGCTGttgttttattttgttgttgCTGAACCAACATTATTTCTTAGTGCTTTACAGTCTGTGCTATGCTTGTTGGTCAGTGGTAATGTTGTATTTGGTTTGACACAATTATGATGGGAGCGCCATCTAACACCAGGTATCTTTAACACAACGTAAACAATGTTAGGAATCTGGTGCGTCATCAGTTAGAATTAACTTTCAAATCTCTCTGTTGGACCAGATGAGCCCATTGATGTGGATTGTGATGATGCTCATTTTGTCTCAGGCCTCTGGCACTAGTGGTATGTGATTCATTTTTATGTCAATATGCACTCAGTGTTTTCTTATGTTATGTCTAAACAACATGAACTGAATAATACTTTTGTTGTTAATTCAAACACAGGTGTGGTTTGGAAAGCTGATTACCCGAAAGTTGTTTTTACCAAATTGGGAGAAGATGTGACCATACCATGCAATGTTACCTATCCCCCGTCCCAATCTAAAGAGCCTATCCAAGCCTACTGGAAACGCTGGGGAAATACTAAACTAAACATCAATGATAACGACAAGAATGAATTCCTCTATCACCCCAACAACACATTCGTCATCAAGAGTTTTCAAACCAGGACCAACCTGACAGGAAATATCACACAGGGAAACTGCTCCCTGAAGATCAATATAATTCAACATGGCGACATTAGGCACTTCTACTACTTGAGAATTTCCACTGGAGCCGACAACTTCAGTTTTAAAAAAGAACTTGTCTCCATTCAAATATCTGGTAAGCAGTAGAGGAGAGTATGCAATGTAAAGTGCCTTTGTTCAGTGCAGTGTGTCATTCCTTTGATTTGGAGGAAACTAATCCCTACTGTATTTTGTCCATTCAGGAACCTCTGGGACTATTTCAACCATACTAAAGGACATGTCAAACACAGGTGAAATACTCAGCTTAGAATTTTCACGTACACACCGAATTTAAAATGTTGCTCTGAATCAGATATTGGTTTACTTTAGAAATGACTAGTGAACCTGACACAGTTGATAACAGCAATAACAATGTCTTTGTCTTCTCAGTTGATTCCACAACTACAGTCCCACTAGCCACCACAGAATGTAAGTAGACTCTAGTAGACACTGCCATATctacaacctgaattcaaaatggattcaatattttttttctctcacctaTTTACACCACagaaggttggtggcaccttaatttgggaggacaggctcgtggtaatgactgaagcagaattagtggaatggtatcaaatacatcaaacacatggtttacatgtgtttgatgccattccatttactccgttccagccattataatgagccgtcctcccctcagcagcctccactgatctacATAAAATATCCCATAGTGAGAaagataaaacatgtttttagaaactattgaaaattaaataatgAAATggcttatttacgtaagtatatcacaaccctgagtcaaaacatgttataatcagctttggcagtgattacagctgtgagtcttcctgggtaagtctctaagagctttgcacacttgatttgtacaatatttgcacatagttttttttaattcttcaagctctgtcaagttggttgttgatcattgctcttAAAGCTAGgtggcactatttttatttttggaaaaataacgttcccaaagtaaacggcctatttctcagcaccagatgctagaatatgcatataattgacagcttaggatagaaaacactctaaagtttccaaaactgtaaaaatattgtctgtgagtataacataactgatattgcaggcgaaagcctgagaaaaatccaatcagtaagtgactcttattttgaaactctgtgttcctatgcatccccATTACCATTGAAAGGGACAACTAGATTCATTTTTCTATgacttccctaaggtgtctacagcctttagacatagtttcaggcctttattttgaagaatgagcgtgaacgCCACATtacgtaagtggataggtgggggctctcagagtgatttttGCGCAAAAGAGAGAGgcggccattgttcctcccggtcctagtgaaaagccaactgtcccggttgatatattatcgaatagatatttgaaaaacaccttgaggattgattataacaaacgtttgccatgtttctgtcgatattatggatataatttgaaATTTTTGTccgcgttgtcgtgaccgctatttccggtggattcctgggcataacgcaccaaactaacggaggtatttggatataagagcgtctgctaaatgacttaaatgtaatgtaaaatgtaataaaatatatCTTTAtggaaaaaaaggaacatttgctgtctaactgggagtcttgtgagtgaaaacatccgaagatcatcaaaggtaaacggttaatttgattgcttttctgattttcgtgaccaagcttcctgatgctaagtgtacataatgctatgttaggctatcgataaacttacacaaacgttTGTATAgatttcgctgtaaagcataatttcaaaatctgagacgacagggtgattaacaaaagggtaagctgtgtttcgctatatttcacttgtgatttcatgaatatgaatattttctagtaatatatTTTtgctgttgcgctatgctattcagcgttgctgatgacaCATATactggatccgggatgggtagttctaagaggtttttaacagacattttcaagtcttgccatagattttggtaagcaactccagtgtagatttggccttgtgttttaggttattgtcctgctgaaaggtgcatttgtcttcccgtgtctgttggaaagcagactgaaccaggatttcttctaggattttgcctgtgcttatctcCATTCCATTTTTGTTTTGACTCCATAGTCATTGCTGATGACAAGTatacccatagcatgatgcatccaccaccatgcttgaacgtatgaagagtggtactcagagatgtgttagatttgccccaaacataatgttttgtattCGGGACATAAATGTAacgaaaataataataatttgccaacaggatgcatgctttggaatatttgtattccgTACATACTccattcttttcactctgtcagttaggttagtagtgtggagtaactacaatgttgttgatccatcctcagttttctcatatcacaaTCATTAAATTCTGTAATTGAAATCACTGTGTGGCCCATACATTTTccataggcttgaggtcagggttttgtgatggccactccaataccttgactttgttgtccttaatccattttgccacaactttggaagtatgcttggggtcattgtccatttggaagacccatttgcaaccaagctttaacttccggactgatgtcttgagatgttgcttcaatatatcaacataattgtcctgcctcatgatgccatctattttgtgaagtgcaccagtccctcctgcagcaaagcacccccacaacatgatgctgccacccccgtgcttcacggttgggatggtgttctttggcttgcaagcctccccctttttctccaaacataacaatggtcattatggccaaacagttctatttttgtttcatcagaccagaggacatttctccaaaaagtacgttcTTTGTCCCAGTGTGCAttttcaaaccgtagtctggcttttttatggcagttttggagcagtggcttcttccttgccgagctgcctttcaggttatgtcgatataggactcggttttacagtggatatagatacttttgcttttgtttcctccagcatcttcacaaggtcctttgctgttgttctgggactgatttgcactttttgcaccaaagtacgttttatctctaggagacagaacgcgtctccttcctgagcagtatcacggctgcgtggtcccatggtatttatacttgcgtactattgtttgtaccttcaggcgtttggaaattgctcccaaggatgaaccagacttggagctctacaattttttttctgaggttttgggtgatttcttttgattttcccatgatgtcaagcaaagagtcactg from Oncorhynchus masou masou isolate Uvic2021 chromosome 29, UVic_Omas_1.1, whole genome shotgun sequence harbors:
- the LOC135520486 gene encoding uncharacterized protein LOC135520486 encodes the protein MCGAMVTAGVLLGPVASCFGTSFHNTMSPLMWIVMMLILSQASGTSGVVWKADYPKVVFTKLGEDVTIPCNVTYPPSQSKEPIQAYWKRWGNTKLNINDNDKNEFLYHPNNTFVIKSFQTRTNLTGNITQGNCSLKINIIQHGDIRHFYYLRISTGADNFSFKKELVSIQISGTSGTISTILKDMSNTVDSTTTVPLATTEYALSTATYIATVPVVAVLLVAVLGIVWFFKYRKRSRGVTKQESGYYANFTMTTPTTKPERVKTTKKKDDTQVPPPKVIDEPVYGNVQGPDDPMDSMDQMDSVYANVDHAKQ